In a genomic window of Gossypium arboreum isolate Shixiya-1 chromosome 7, ASM2569848v2, whole genome shotgun sequence:
- the LOC108476626 gene encoding RING-H2 finger protein ATL46, which translates to MVLKCSFMICGMLESKEKNWFLEHNNHLKMSWVRHHNHLQIKQKDGYFQYPPPLPPSSSSSSSSSSNPSPSSSGTKISPAVLFIIVILAVLFFISGLLHLLVRFLIKHPSSSTSSQSNRYPEISTSDALQRQLQQLFHLHDSGLDQAFIDALPVFQYKEIVGLKEPFDCAVCLCEFSEKDKLRLLPMCSHAFHINCIDTWLLSNSTCPLCRGTLFTPGFSMENPVFDFDDLREDEGCVGNGENGFTPSQKTVEMEEIVVDKGVLPVRLGKFRRINREPDEAGGETSSSNLDARRCFSMGSYQYVLAKSDLRVTLSGGQQHHSHDIKHSSAERDAEEKKISNMSKGESFSVSKIWLWSKKGKFSTSSESQTGMTSSLNSDLPWLKKTQEQ; encoded by the coding sequence ATGGTTTTGAAGTGCAGCTTTATGATCTGTGGGATGTTAGAAAGCAAAGAAAAGAATTGGTTTTTGGAGCATAATAACCATTTGAAGATGTCTTGGGTTCGTCATCATAATCATCTGCAAATCAAGCAAAAAGATGGTTACTTTCAGTATCCACCACCTCTTcctccatcatcatcatcatcatcatcatcatcttcaaaCCCTTCACCATCATCTTCTGGTACTAAAATTAGTCCTGCTGTTCTTTTCATTATAGTAATTTTAGCTGTTCTATTTTTCATCTCTGGTCTCCTCCACCTGCTTGTTAGATTTCTTATAAAACATCCATCTTCATCTACATCTTCACAATCTAATAGATACCCTGAAATATCTACATCTGATGCTCTTCAAAGACAGCTACAACAACTGTTTCATCTCCATGATTCTGGTTTAGATCAGGCTTTTATTGATGCTTTACCTGTATTTCAATACAAAGAAATAGTTGGTTTAAAAGAGCCCTTTGATTGTGCTGTTTGTTTGTGTGAATTTTCTGAGAAAGATAAACTGAGGTTGCTTCCTATGTGTAGCCATGCTTTTCATATAAACTGTATTGACACCTGGCTCTTGTCAAACTCAACATGCCCTCTTTGTAGAGGTACCCTTTTCACTCCTGGGTTTTCAATGGAGAATCcagtttttgattttgatgacttAAGGGAAGATGAAGGGTGTGTTGGTAATGGTGAAAATGGATTTACCCCTAGTCAAAAAACAGTGGAAATGGAAGAAATAGTTGTTGACAAAGGGGTTTTACCTGTTAGGCTTGGGAAATTCAGAAGGATAAATCGTGAACCAGATGAAGCAGGTGGTGAAACCAGTAGCAGCAACTTAGATGCAAGGAGGTGTTTTTCAATGGGTTCTTATCAATATGTGCTGGCCAAGTCAGATCTAAGGGTTACCCTCTCTGGTGGTCAACAACACCATAGCCATGATATTAAGCATTCATCAGCTGAAAGAGATGCAGAAGAGAAAAAGATCAGTAATATGAGTAAAGGTGAAAGCTTTTCAGTTTCGAAGATCTGGCTTTGGTCTAAGAAAGGCAAATTCTCAACTTCATCAGAATCCCAAACTGGTATGACATCTTCTCTTAACTCAGACTTGCCATGGCTGAAGAAAACACAAGAACAATGA